One stretch of Ostrinia nubilalis chromosome 11, ilOstNubi1.1, whole genome shotgun sequence DNA includes these proteins:
- the LOC135076003 gene encoding uncharacterized protein LOC135076003 yields the protein MDLRYMKFVRLMLRMIDSWPHQQLRDSQPVRFRDSRYLFIEGAGVGIGGLFYVRSHYKVVPFLEIGQTYLTIFLSVVATQRVTIAWFKSFREVITEFVLKTHLFYFRHKTKYTENVYQRINRLCSIFVAFVAVEITIGVFRFNLMPFLNNYKKGMFNQELPAGKVFEHSINYSLPYVDCYTNLIGYIVMTLINIICSYDCGMFFCSVDVCIAVIVFHIWGHLKILDHRLRTFPTPVQMRGHQPGEPGNDLMYTKEENMKAAAMLRDIIEYHGMIMRFMTKTSEAFGPTLCLYYVFHQVSGCILLLECSSLDPESLGRYAGLTVALFQLLIQVSVIVELLGTQSETLKDAVYSMPWECMDTSNRRTVLFLLHNVQEPIRLKPMGIVSIGVQTMATIIKTSFSYFMLLRKMFKIENQDDINARQPMDLRYMKMLRNLLHLISSWPYKLLGEDVKPLPLRGTFYLFVEWAIVLVTGLIYVKTHINKLSFFEMGNTYVTVSLNVVGLQRITIFWFKSYRQAIKEFVLEVHLFHHRHKTEYSEHIYQYIYKICAVFVVAIHAETFFGVLLFNVMPFVNNVRHGMFNEEMPPDRQFEHSINYSLPFNYHTDLVGYIVIAIVNLILSYDCLLAFCGFDLALSVIVFHVWGHLKILDHDLRTFPTPAELRATRGRPVDEMSYTKEENQRVRAMLKDIIDHHRHIMHFMTQASDAFGPMLCVYYMFHQVSGCILLLECSKMDPESIGRYAALTVTLNQLLVQLSVIVELLGTQSETLKDAVYSMPWECMDTSNRRTVLFLLYNVQEPIRLKPMGIVTVGVTTMASILKTSFSYFMFLRTFS from the exons ATGGACCTGCGCTACATGAAGTTCGTCCGGCTGATGCTGCGTATGATCGACTCCTGGCCGCACCAGCAGCTGCGTGACAGCCAGCCCGTGCGCTTCCGAGACTCGCGCTACTTGTTCATAGAGGGCGCTGGCGTCGGCATCGGCGGCCTGTTCTACGTCCGGAGCCACTACAAGGTGGTCCCCTTCTTGGAAATTGGGCAGACGTACTTGACTATCTTTCTGAGCGTAGTCGCTACG CAAAGAGTGACTATCGCCTGGTTCAAGTCATTTCGGGAAGTAATAACGGAATTTGTTTTGAAAACACATTTGTTCTACTTCAGACATAAAACGaagtatactgaaaat GTGTATCAACGTATAAACAGACTCTGCTCAATCTTTGTTGCTTTCGTCGCTGTAGAAATAACAATAGGAGTATTTCGGTTCAACTTAATGCCCTTCCTCAATAACTACAAGAAGGGCATGTTCAATCAGGAGCTGCCGGCCGGCAAGGTGTTCGAGCATTCCATCAACTACTCCCTGCCGTACGTCGACTGCTACACCAACTTGATCGGGTACATTGTCATGACGCTGATCAATATAATCTGCAGCTATGACTGCGGCATGTTTTTCTGCAGCGTTGACGTTTGTATAGCTGTCATCGTGTTCCACATCTGGGGACACTTGAAAATCCTCGACCATCGTTTGAGAACCTTCCCGACGCCGGTGCAGATGCGCGGCCACCAGCCTGGAGAGCCTGGAAATGATCTAATGTATACTAaggaagaaaatatgaaagctGCAGCTATGCTTAGGGACATCATCGAGTATCATGGAATGATAATGCG tttcatgaCTAAAACATCCGAGGCATTTGGACCGACGCTGTGCTTATACTACGTGTTTCATCAAGTCAGCGGTTGTATTCTCCTACTCGAATGTTCAAGCTTG GACCCAGAATCTTTGGGAAGGTACGCTGGATTGACAGTAGCTCTATTCCAACTTTTGATCCAGGTTTCGGTAATTGTGGAACTTCTTGGTACTCAG AGCGAGACCCTAAAGGACGCGGTGTACAGCATGCCATGGGAGTGCATGGACACGAGCAACCGGCGGACGGTGCTGTTCCTGCTGCATAACGTGCAGGAGCCCATCCGCCTCAAGCCCATGGGCATCGTCTCCATCGGCGTGCAGACGATGGCCACC ATTATAAAGACATCATTCTCCTACTTCATGCTATTGCGAA AAatgtttaaaattgaaaatcaaGATGATAT CAACGCCCGCCAGCCCATGGACCTCCGCTATATGAAGATGCTCAGGAACCTTCTCCACCTGATCAGCTCCTGGCCATACAAGCTGCTGGGCGAGGACGTCAAGCCTCTACCCCTGAGAGGAACTTTCTACCTCTTCGTGGAATGGGCGATCGTGCTGGTGACCGGCCTTATCTACGTGAAGACACATATCAACAAACTCAGCTTTTTCGAAATGGGGAATACGTACGTGACTGTCTCGTTGAATGTGGTCGGCTTG CAAAGAATTACAATTTTCTGGTTTAAGTCATATCGGCAAGCGATCAAGGAGTTTGTTCTTGAAGTGCATCTCTTTCACCACAGGCATAAGACGGAATATTCTGAACAC ATATATCAATACATTTACAAGATCTGTGCAGTTTTTGTGGTAGCGATCCACGCTGAAACCTTTTTCGGGGTGCTCCTGTTCAACGTGATGCCATTCGTCAACAACGTGCGGCACGGCATGTTCAATGAGGAGATGCCTCCCGACCGCCAGTTCGAGCACTCCATAAACTACTCTCTGCCCTTCAACTACCACACGGACTTGGTGGGGTATATTGTGATAGCTATTGTCAATTTGATCCTGTCTTACGACTGTCTCCTGGCTTTCTGCGGGTTCGACCTGGCCTTGTCAGTGATCGTATTCCACGTGTGGGGGCATCTGAAGATCCTGGACCACGATTTGAGGACGTTCCCCACGCCTGCTGAGTTGCGAGCAACCCGCGGCCGGCCTGTAGATGAAATGAGCTATACTAAAGAGGAAAACCAAAGAGTTCGTGCAATGCTTAAGGATATCATCGATCATCACAGGCACATAATGCA TTTCATGACTCAAGCATCGGACGCATTCGGGCCAATGTTGTGCGTCTACTACATGTTTCATCAAGTCAGCGGTTGTATTCTACTTTTGGAATGTTCAAAAATG GACCCTGAATCGATCGGACGATATGCAGCCTTGACAGTAACTCTAAACCAACTTTTGGTTCAGCTTTCAGTCATTGTGGAACTTCTTGGCACTCAG AGCGAAACCCTTAAGGACGCGGTGTACAGCATGCCGTGGGAGTGCATGGACACGAGCAACCGGCGGACGGTGCTGTTCCTGCTCTACAACGTGCAGGAGCCCATCCGCCTCAAGCCCATGGGCATCGTCACGGTCGGCGTCACTACCATGGCCTCC ATTTTGAAAACATCGTTTTCTTACTTCATGTTCTTGCGAACGTTCAGCTAA